From Thermosipho africanus Ob7:
TTGATGGAGTAAAATTTAGAACAAGAGCATCTTTTGGAAGGTGCCAAGGAGGTTTTTGTAGTTTGAAGATTGTAGAGATAATTTCTAGGGAGCTAAATATACCAATGGAAGAAGTTAAGCTTAATTCAAAAAATTCTTGGATCATGGATGGCAAGGTGAGAGCATGAGAAGGGAAAAAGTAGATGTTTTGATAGTAGGTGGAGGTGCAGCAGGACTTGCTGCAGCAATTTCTGCAACTGAAAGTGGCGCAAAGACAGTTTTGCTAGAAAGGGATAGAAGTACTGGAGGCGTTTTAAACCAATGTATTCACAATGGGTTTGGGCTTCATGTATTTAAAGAGGAACTTACTGGACCTGAGTTTATGGAAAGACTCTGGGAAGAATTAAAAGAGGATGTAATAAGGCCTAATTTTACAGTTTTGGAGATTAAACCTGATACAAGAGAAGTAATTACCCTTTCAGAAGATGGGATAATTGTATTTGAACCAAAAGCTCTTGTTATGAGTACAGGAGCAAGAGAGAGGCCTTTGAATTCCCTTAGAATACCAGGTTCCAGAGTTGCTGGTATTTATACAGCAGGAGTTGCACAAAAGATGGTAAATATATACAACAGGCTTCCGGGTAAAAAAGTCTTAATAGTTGGTTCTGGAGACATTGGCCTTATTATGGCAAGAAGGTTAAAGATAGAGGGGATGGATGTTGTAGGTGTTGTAGAAATAATGCCTGAGCCAGGTGGCCTTATTAGAAACGTTGTTCAATGTCTTGAAGACTTTAATATACCGTTGTGGCTAAGCCATACAGTAATTGAAATCCATGGAAAAGAAAGGCTTTCTGAGGTTGTTATTGCAAAAGTAGATGAAAACAAAAAACCAATTGCTGGGACTGAAAAGGTTATTAAAGTTGATACACTAGTAACATCTGTTGGTCTTATTCCACAAAACGAGTTAATTGAAAACTTTGTTGAAATGGATCCAATAAATAGAGGACCAGTTGTAGATGATTATATGAGAACAAGTGTTGAATGGATTTTTGCAGCAGGTAATAACGTTGCAATACATGATTTGGTTGATTTTGTATACGACGAAGGAAAGATTGCTGGAATGTATGCAGCAAGATATGCTTTAGGTGAGAAGCTGCCGGAAGTAAAATACGAGTTTGTAAGAGGTAAAAATGTTGGAGTAATGCTTCCTCAAAGGTTTACTGGAACACAACCATTTAAAATATATATAAGGCCCACAAAAAGTTTGGTAAAATCTGCTTTAAAATTTTCAGATAAAACAATTAGAAAATTCAATTGGAGGATTAGACCAAGTGAGATGATAGACTTGGTTGTAAAAGATTTTGAGGGCTTTGATAGTAAAATCACCGTGGAGGTGAGCAGTCTTGATTAAAAAACTAACGTGTATATCATGTCCTATTGGTTGTGAGCTTACTGTTTATGTGGAAGGCGATGATATAAAGGTAGAAGGAAATAGATGCCCAAGAGGATTTGAA
This genomic window contains:
- a CDS encoding NAD(P)/FAD-dependent oxidoreductase, which encodes MRREKVDVLIVGGGAAGLAAAISATESGAKTVLLERDRSTGGVLNQCIHNGFGLHVFKEELTGPEFMERLWEELKEDVIRPNFTVLEIKPDTREVITLSEDGIIVFEPKALVMSTGARERPLNSLRIPGSRVAGIYTAGVAQKMVNIYNRLPGKKVLIVGSGDIGLIMARRLKIEGMDVVGVVEIMPEPGGLIRNVVQCLEDFNIPLWLSHTVIEIHGKERLSEVVIAKVDENKKPIAGTEKVIKVDTLVTSVGLIPQNELIENFVEMDPINRGPVVDDYMRTSVEWIFAAGNNVAIHDLVDFVYDEGKIAGMYAARYALGEKLPEVKYEFVRGKNVGVMLPQRFTGTQPFKIYIRPTKSLVKSALKFSDKTIRKFNWRIRPSEMIDLVVKDFEGFDSKITVEVSSLD